A genome region from Deltaproteobacteria bacterium includes the following:
- a CDS encoding ABC transporter substrate-binding protein, producing MLIALPYPTMTFLPLLAAEEKGFFDAEGVSAHCVQVQSHGGQTLAQLVDKGEVGFLCSLTNAMEAVLGQGHALKFLYATTLTKFPCVARPEIQTIADLKGKKVMSGGGRSNTDFRFLCSRYGLCPGIDVEVVQGDSVGRAKAFEDPTIAAVFARSQFLYWGTKAGFKPLYYPDPGMGWYEGGLAAGVSLIKQEPETMQKIVTAVVRATKYLKTHEEEAVEVALKRIPNLSRDEAAGNYKILREGFVGELVPSVIDYMATVVGTMRSTDRRVTLDEVTDLSFLRAAHRQLNT from the coding sequence ATGCTGATCGCTTTGCCCTATCCGACGATGACTTTTTTGCCGCTGCTCGCCGCCGAGGAAAAAGGTTTTTTCGATGCCGAGGGAGTGAGCGCCCACTGCGTGCAAGTGCAGAGCCACGGTGGCCAAACGCTGGCGCAACTGGTCGACAAAGGTGAGGTCGGTTTTCTCTGCTCTTTGACCAACGCCATGGAAGCGGTGTTGGGCCAGGGCCACGCGCTCAAATTTCTTTACGCCACCACGCTGACAAAATTCCCTTGCGTGGCGCGCCCGGAGATTCAAACTATTGCCGACCTCAAAGGCAAAAAAGTCATGTCCGGCGGCGGGCGGTCGAACACCGATTTCCGCTTTCTCTGTTCGCGTTACGGATTGTGCCCCGGGATCGACGTTGAAGTCGTTCAAGGCGACAGCGTCGGACGCGCCAAGGCGTTCGAGGACCCGACCATTGCCGCGGTGTTCGCGCGCAGCCAGTTTTTATACTGGGGCACCAAGGCGGGCTTCAAGCCGCTTTACTATCCCGATCCGGGCATGGGCTGGTACGAAGGCGGCTTGGCCGCCGGCGTTTCTCTGATTAAGCAAGAACCGGAAACCATGCAAAAGATTGTCACCGCGGTGGTCCGGGCGACGAAGTATCTGAAAACCCACGAGGAGGAAGCGGTTGAGGTCGCGCTCAAGCGCATTCCCAATTTGAGCCGCGATGAAGCGGCGGGCAATTACAAGATTCTCCGTGAAGGGTTTGTGGGTGAGTTGGTGCCGTCGGTGATCGATTATATGGCGACCGTAGTTGGCACGATGAGGTCCACCGACCGGCGCGTGACGCTCGACGAGGTGACCGATCTGTCGTTTCTCCGCGCCGCGCATCGGCAGCTCAACACTTAA
- a CDS encoding extracellular solute-binding protein, translating into MEFKAGRPQQVDVTTISDEVWPAYHEAGALVKPPSEYQRLAKALPQGWPTLDPRVVDPHGYFLATTGAVRGIAYNKTLVAADKAPKRWEDCLDPMWRGKVLYDPRPKLTSLQHDPKTRDAHLKWLRGLLENKVVLNRGMDENLQKVAAGEFPINCAANYHNAMPMIDEGAPIGFVLPDPIPLELGTQMFVTKWTLPATTQLFALWAATKAQPVVEKSGYRGFPWDPTSRKYAMAQKNTSPSAVPIV; encoded by the coding sequence ATGGAATTCAAAGCGGGACGGCCGCAGCAGGTCGACGTGACGACGATATCGGATGAAGTGTGGCCGGCGTATCACGAGGCCGGCGCGTTGGTAAAACCGCCATCCGAATATCAAAGGCTGGCCAAAGCGTTGCCCCAAGGCTGGCCCACGCTCGATCCCCGGGTGGTCGATCCGCACGGCTATTTTCTCGCCACCACCGGCGCGGTGCGCGGCATCGCCTACAACAAGACGCTGGTGGCGGCCGACAAGGCGCCGAAACGATGGGAAGATTGTTTAGATCCGATGTGGCGCGGCAAAGTGCTCTATGACCCGCGCCCCAAGTTGACCTCCTTGCAGCACGATCCCAAGACCCGCGATGCGCATCTGAAATGGCTGCGCGGACTATTGGAGAATAAAGTCGTGCTCAACCGCGGCATGGATGAAAATCTCCAGAAAGTCGCGGCGGGGGAATTCCCGATCAATTGCGCCGCCAATTATCATAACGCCATGCCGATGATCGACGAGGGCGCGCCGATCGGTTTCGTCCTGCCCGACCCGATCCCGCTCGAGCTTGGCACCCAGATGTTTGTCACCAAATGGACATTGCCCGCGACCACTCAACTGTTTGCGCTGTGGGCCGCCACGAAAGCTCAGCCGGTGGTGGAAAAGTCCGGTTACCGCGGCTTTCCCTGGGACCCGACCTCGCGCAAATACGCCATGGCGCAAAAAAATACATCGCCGTCTGCGGTCCCGATTGTTTGA
- a CDS encoding CbbQ/NirQ/NorQ/GpvN family protein produces MAKSTYQEYAFEEFVATEQPFYLPVGSEVEVFEAAYAKKLPVLLKGPTGCGKTRFAEYMAHRLGPVPLITVACHEDLTATDLVGRYLLEAQETRWLDGPLTRAVKAGAICYLDEIVEARKDTTVLIHPLTDHRRILPIERRGQVVQAHENFLLVISYNPGYQTVLKDLKHSTRQRFVAIEFDYPPEDREREIIRHESGLSEDDAGQLARLGAKVRNLREHGLQEGVSTRLLIYAGTLISTGIAPRLACQVAVVQALTDDKEVAQSLQEVVDAIFPG; encoded by the coding sequence ATGGCCAAATCGACTTACCAGGAATACGCCTTTGAAGAATTCGTCGCCACGGAGCAACCGTTCTATCTGCCGGTCGGGTCGGAGGTAGAAGTGTTTGAAGCGGCGTATGCGAAAAAGCTTCCCGTGCTGCTCAAAGGTCCCACCGGCTGCGGCAAGACGCGCTTTGCCGAATACATGGCGCACCGCTTGGGCCCGGTGCCGCTGATCACGGTTGCCTGCCATGAGGATCTCACGGCAACGGATTTGGTTGGCCGCTACCTGCTCGAAGCACAGGAGACTCGTTGGCTCGACGGGCCGTTGACGCGCGCGGTGAAAGCCGGCGCGATTTGCTACCTCGATGAGATTGTCGAAGCGCGCAAAGACACCACGGTATTGATCCATCCGCTCACCGATCATCGGCGCATTTTGCCCATCGAGCGGCGCGGCCAAGTGGTACAGGCGCACGAAAATTTTCTCCTGGTGATTTCTTACAATCCCGGCTATCAGACGGTGCTCAAAGATTTAAAGCACAGCACGCGCCAACGTTTCGTCGCCATCGAGTTCGATTATCCGCCCGAGGATCGCGAGCGGGAAATCATCCGCCACGAAAGCGGTTTGTCGGAGGATGACGCTGGCCAATTGGCGCGCTTGGGCGCCAAGGTGCGCAACCTGCGCGAGCATGGGCTCCAGGAGGGCGTCAGCACGCGCTTGCTGATTTACGCCGGCACGTTGATCAGCACGGGTATCGCGCCGCGGCTGGCTTGCCAGGTTGCCGTGGTGCAAGCGCTCACCGACGACAAGGAAGTCGCGCAAAGCCTACAAGAAGTCGTCGACGCGATCTTTCCGGGCTAG
- a CDS encoding iron ABC transporter permease — translation MQDLPSSLVWRRHARRFAWPQWSNLLIPGLVGLVAYLVGVPMVLLIIGGFMRGGPGTFDLSRLTFANYVRAYGSPALLELFYNSFVFATGSVLLALPVAVMFAWLIERTNTPLRTFAYALVIAPVAMPGMLLSMAWVLLLSPNVGIINKAAMFVFGLENAPFNIYSLGGMIFTEGLRLVPTTFLLLVGAFRAMDPSLEEAALVSGATKWITTTRITLRIMLPAILTASIYVFMTAIESFEIPGVLGLRNGILVFSSKIYYATTSTYGGGANYGEASALSSTYLVISIFLIYFYQRSTRHSERYATVTGKGYRPRLIDLGIWKYLALGFFVGYFALAALLPILIMFWASLIPFYQAPSVAALAAASLASYHDLVNDPEVAKAVMNTFWLMLSSAALTTLLAAAAAWVILRSKFFGRRVLEVLTFLPHAVPSVVLALALIYVYLTFDFIPIYGTSLIILVGFVTNYLPFSMRTMSASIIQIHKELEEAGRVSGATSATVFGRIVVPLMLPTMAGVAIWVAVHAMRELSMALMLNSTSNNVISFLIWSHWEAGDLRHASALGVLLILIMLAMTFSGRYLATRQLKVR, via the coding sequence GTGCAAGACCTGCCATCGTCCCTGGTCTGGCGTCGGCACGCGCGCCGTTTTGCCTGGCCGCAATGGTCCAATCTATTGATACCCGGCTTGGTCGGCTTGGTGGCCTACCTGGTCGGGGTGCCGATGGTGCTGCTGATTATCGGCGGCTTCATGCGCGGCGGCCCCGGCACTTTTGACTTGAGCCGGCTAACCTTTGCCAACTATGTGCGCGCCTACGGCAGTCCGGCGCTGTTGGAGTTGTTTTACAACTCCTTTGTTTTCGCCACCGGATCGGTGCTGCTCGCGCTGCCGGTGGCGGTCATGTTCGCCTGGCTGATCGAGCGCACCAACACGCCGCTGCGCACTTTCGCCTATGCGCTGGTGATCGCGCCGGTGGCGATGCCCGGCATGTTGCTGTCGATGGCTTGGGTGCTCTTGCTCAGTCCCAACGTCGGTATCATCAACAAGGCGGCGATGTTTGTCTTTGGCCTTGAGAACGCGCCGTTCAACATCTACTCGCTGGGCGGTATGATTTTCACCGAGGGATTGCGGCTAGTGCCGACGACGTTTTTGTTGTTGGTCGGCGCCTTTCGCGCCATGGACCCGTCGCTGGAAGAAGCGGCGCTGGTGTCGGGGGCGACCAAATGGATCACCACCACGCGCATCACGCTGCGCATCATGCTGCCGGCGATCCTCACCGCGAGCATTTATGTCTTCATGACCGCCATCGAGAGTTTCGAGATTCCCGGCGTGCTCGGTTTGCGCAATGGCATTCTCGTGTTCAGTTCAAAAATTTACTACGCGACCACGTCGACCTACGGCGGCGGCGCCAACTACGGCGAGGCGAGCGCGCTCAGTTCAACCTATCTGGTGATCAGCATTTTTCTGATCTACTTTTACCAGCGTTCGACCCGGCACAGTGAACGATACGCTACGGTGACCGGCAAAGGTTATCGTCCCCGGCTGATCGATCTCGGCATTTGGAAATATCTCGCCTTGGGATTTTTTGTCGGCTACTTTGCGCTCGCCGCGCTGTTGCCGATCCTGATCATGTTCTGGGCGAGCTTGATTCCTTTTTACCAGGCGCCGTCCGTGGCGGCGCTCGCGGCGGCTTCCCTGGCGAGCTACCACGATTTGGTCAACGACCCTGAAGTCGCCAAGGCGGTCATGAATACTTTCTGGCTCATGCTCAGCTCGGCGGCGCTCACCACTCTGCTCGCCGCCGCGGCCGCCTGGGTAATTTTACGTTCCAAATTCTTCGGCCGGCGCGTGCTCGAAGTGCTGACGTTTCTACCCCACGCGGTGCCGAGCGTGGTGTTAGCTCTGGCGCTGATCTATGTTTATCTTACTTTTGATTTTATTCCGATTTACGGCACCTCGCTGATTATTCTCGTCGGTTTCGTCACCAACTACCTGCCGTTCAGCATGCGCACGATGAGCGCCAGCATTATCCAGATTCACAAGGAGCTCGAAGAGGCTGGACGGGTGAGCGGCGCTACTTCGGCGACCGTGTTCGGCCGAATCGTCGTGCCGCTGATGCTGCCGACCATGGCCGGGGTGGCTATTTGGGTCGCCGTTCACGCAATGCGCGAGCTGTCGATGGCGCTGATGCTCAACTCGACGTCGAATAACGTCATTTCGTTTCTCATCTGGTCCCATTGGGAAGCCGGCGACCTGCGCCACGCCTCGGCTTTGGGGGTCCTGTTAATATTGATCATGCTGGCGATGACTTTTAGCGGCCGCTACCTCGCCACCCGACAACTGAAAGTGAGATAA